ATTTGCATCAGGTACATTCGCCGTGAAGGAAATCGAATCAGTGGTGAAACTCCTAGAAACCTCATTAAGACCCGTTGTTCTTTACGGGGCCAACATATCCAATGAGATGTTTGAAAGCTTGAAAAAACTTCAGGGAAAGGCATCCTTTATACCTCTCGAAAGAGGTTTAAACTTCTGTGCAGCAGCTAATCTGGGAATAAATGGGGTTTTAGAAACACCGATTGTAGAAGAAGTACTGTACGTGGTTGCAGGTGATGACTATGTTGAAGAATTAAAAGTAGATGAGGCAAAAAAACCTTTTTTAATCGTTCAATCCTCTTACTTATCACCCATTGTGAAACACGCAGATGTGTTGCTACCTTCAACAAACTGGTCTGAGAGAATAGGAACTGTAATGGCCACAGATGGTCGAATTCAGACCATGAACCAAGCTACAGAAATTAAAGGTGAAGCCAAACAGGATTGGGAGATCCTTTCACTCCTCGGCGGAAAACTGGGTTTAGAGGTGGAACCCTTCGAAGAGCTATCAAAAGACGTCCTAAAAGCCCTCTCAGGAAAGGAGCATGCATAATGACTAAGGTCAAAATAGCCACAGATTGGCTTGCAGGCTGCGCTGGTTGCCACATGTCTTTTCTGGACATTGATGAAAGAATCTTAAACTTGCTGGAGAAGGTGGAGATCACCTCCAGTCCCATCACTGACCTCAAACATCCTCCAAAAGATGGGGTTACGGTAGGTATTCTTGAAGGAGCTATCTGCAATACTCACAATGTAGATGTTGCAAAAATGATGCGCGAAAGGTGTCAAATACTCATTGCAATGGGTGACTGCGCGGTATTTGGTGGAGTACCTGCGATGAGAAATCTCTGTGGTACAGAAGAAGCCTTAAGAAGAGCCTACTTAGAAGCCGAAAGTGTAGTGGATGGTTTGATACCTGATTCACCGGAACTTGGTAAACCATTGGAAA
This window of the Syntrophales bacterium genome carries:
- a CDS encoding NADP oxidoreductase gives rise to the protein MTKVKIATDWLAGCAGCHMSFLDIDERILNLLEKVEITSSPITDLKHPPKDGVTVGILEGAICNTHNVDVAKMMRERCQILIAMGDCAVFGGVPAMRNLCGTEEALRRAYLEAESVVDGLIPDSPELGKPLETVLPVDRVVKVDLYIPGCPPRADAIYYVLTELLAGRFPVELPQELLTYD